DNA sequence from the Staphylococcus epidermidis genome:
ACATCAGTTTGGACGCAAGCGTATTTTATCAATTGCCTTACTAACACTTACTGTAACCTCTCTTGGTGCGGCACTCGCACCAAATGTAATTATTCTAATAATATGTCGTTGTATAATGGGGTTTGCTATTGGAATGGATAGTCCAGTTGCTTTCACTTTTATTGCGGAAATAAGTAATTTAAAGCACAAAGGAAGAAATGTTAACTATTGGCAAGTCGTTTGGTATGTTGCAATAGTTACTTCTGCTTTAGTGGTCACTGCGTTCTTTATGCTAGGGGCTGGTGCACATTTGTGGAGATATGCAGTTGGATTTGGTGCACTTATTGCTTTTGTCTTGTACATCTTGCGAATTAAATATTTACACGAAAGTCCGACATGGGTGATTAATCATTATTCTTTAGAAAAAGCAACTGAATTTATAAGAAAATATTATCATAAAGACATCCACCTAGAGGGAACGCTTGAAGATGATTTAAATTCTGATGTGACTTCGCCACATAATTCTTGGACAGACTTATTTAAACCGAGATATATAAAAAGAATTATCCTGGCGACTGCGATTTCAACATTACAAGGTATGCAGTACTATGGTGTCGGTTTATACATACCTATTATTGCAACTTATCTTATTAGTAAGGATAAAATAGGTGTATTATTAGGTACTGCTATAGTCAATATAGCAGGTATTCTAGGCGCATATTTAGGTGCTCAATTGACTTATAAATTAGGTACACGCAAGCTTACAATGATAGGCTTCACACTTGTATTACTTTCAATGGTATGTGTAGGACTCTTTTATCATCATCTACCAATGCTTCTTAACACTTTCCTTATTGGATTATTTTTATTTGGCCATTCAGGAGGTCCTGGTACTCAAGGAAAAACAATTGGTGCCTTATCATTTCCGACTCATTTACGTTCACAAGCTACTGGCTTTGTAGAATCTGTAAGTCGTACTGGTAGTATCATAGGTACTTTTGTCTTTCCAATCATTCTTGCTACAGTAGGTCTAACGAATACTATGTTAATCTTGTCTATTGTCCCTTTACTCGGAATTATCATAACAGTATCTATAAAATGGGAAGCTGTCGGTAAGCATATTGAAGTAGAATAAGCATTAAAAAACCCCTTAGTACGTATGTCATTGAAAATATGCACTAAGGGGTTTTATTTAATTAGTTAGGAAATGTTCCAGGATTAAAACTACCGCCCCACCGATTAAATGGCCAGTATCTCAAAACTACTTTTCCAACAACTTGATTTTTATCTAAAAGACCTACTTCATCCATGCGACTGTCAATACTGTTTTGACGATTATCACCTAAAACCAAGTATTTACCACTAGGAATTTTCATATTGCCATTCGTACCCTTAAGATCTTTAGACTTAAAGTTTTCCGTTAGATATTCTCCAACTTTATGTTTTTTATTTTCACTTAAATAAGGCTCATCTACTTTTTTACCGTTTAAATATAGTTGATCTTTTTTATATTCTACTGAATCACCTGGTTTACCAATAAGTCGCTTAATATAATCTTGCTTCGCGTTAGCATGAAAAATCACTACATCTCCTGTATCAATATGATCAAGTGTTTTTGCTATACGACTTACTATCACTTTTTCTCTATTTTCAAATGTTGGATGCATAGACGCTCCTTTGACTGTATAAGAAGCAAATAAAAACTTTTGCACAAGTGTGACGATAACAATTGCAACGATTATGGCTACAATCCATTCTATTATTTCTTTCTTCATTATTATGGCTCCCTTGATATGTTTTTATGTCATTTATTACTAAGCTTACATGGGCTCATAAAAGATTACTGAACAACACCATTTTTAACTTTAATGTGTTTTCCTTTTTCAATTTTGTCATATTGTTTTTTAGGTACGACAACGACACGCTTTCCTTGTTTGGTCTTTACAGTAACAGTATAAAGTTTCTCATGAGGCTTCATTTGTTGTTTCAACATATGAAACTGAGCATCTACACTGTTTTTCTTTTCATGTTGATTTAAAAACGAATGTGCAAAAATATAATAGAATAATCAATTATTATAATAAGTTGTAGCAATATATTGAGATGAGTATGGTGCACTTGAATCATAAGGTCTTTGAGACGGCATCAAAGAACGAGATTGTGCTTTTTGTCTTGATACACTTTGTTGTCCTTTATTTTTGGTTGCTGTTACACGACTTGATTTTGTTGCTTGTTGGGCAGCACGCTGACTAGATTGTTGTGCATTGCGAGACGCATTTATTGCACTAGAACGACTCA
Encoded proteins:
- a CDS encoding MFS transporter; amino-acid sequence: MDFVKSKTDLFRLIDNEAQTSTSKMVLFLILGTIFLDAYDITILGTMTDQLTQQFHLSPATLSIVMTSLPIGALFGALLGGTLAHQFGRKRILSIALLTLTVTSLGAALAPNVIILIICRCIMGFAIGMDSPVAFTFIAEISNLKHKGRNVNYWQVVWYVAIVTSALVVTAFFMLGAGAHLWRYAVGFGALIAFVLYILRIKYLHESPTWVINHYSLEKATEFIRKYYHKDIHLEGTLEDDLNSDVTSPHNSWTDLFKPRYIKRIILATAISTLQGMQYYGVGLYIPIIATYLISKDKIGVLLGTAIVNIAGILGAYLGAQLTYKLGTRKLTMIGFTLVLLSMVCVGLFYHHLPMLLNTFLIGLFLFGHSGGPGTQGKTIGALSFPTHLRSQATGFVESVSRTGSIIGTFVFPIILATVGLTNTMLILSIVPLLGIIITVSIKWEAVGKHIEVE
- the lepB gene encoding signal peptidase I, with translation MKKEIIEWIVAIIVAIVIVTLVQKFLFASYTVKGASMHPTFENREKVIVSRIAKTLDHIDTGDVVIFHANAKQDYIKRLIGKPGDSVEYKKDQLYLNGKKVDEPYLSENKKHKVGEYLTENFKSKDLKGTNGNMKIPSGKYLVLGDNRQNSIDSRMDEVGLLDKNQVVGKVVLRYWPFNRWGGSFNPGTFPN